The following proteins are encoded in a genomic region of Acidobacteriota bacterium:
- the sulP gene encoding sulfate permease — MHRKLEPKLLTVLREGYTLKQFRGDLLGGLTVGVVALPLSIALAIASGVKPEQGLYTAIFAGFVIAVLGGSRAQISGPTGAFIVIVYGIVQKYGYDGLVVATLIAGILLIIMGLARMGAFLKFVPYPVVIGFTSGIALIIFSSQVSDFLGLRLEKVPADFTEKWIEYVRHLGSIDPYTLAVGAASLLIIVAWPKLTHKIPGPLVAILAATFAVQYFQIPVDTIASRFGEVPNTLPSPQFPVVTWPLVQQMFSPAITIAILAGLESLLAAVVADGMTGTRHRSNMELIAQGTGNIVSVMFGGIPATGAIARTATNIKSGGTTPFSAIIHCVFLLLVLLFIGKWAAMIPMATLAAILIVVAYNMSEWREFSHLLKSPRGDVAVLLATFLLTVFIELTVAIQVGILLAAFLFLQKMSTETHVDVITDNLKEDEEFQTRDMTGIEIPPGVEVFEIYGSLFFGAVRQFKESIRVVATKPKVLILRMRQVPTIDASGVHVLEELVSEAHENGQILIFSAVSRSVFRVMRKSGFVDKVGRKHFAADIFAALDLAKAHLDSTDIDRTR; from the coding sequence ATGCACCGCAAACTCGAACCCAAACTGCTGACCGTCCTTCGCGAGGGCTATACACTAAAGCAGTTTCGGGGTGACCTGTTGGGCGGATTGACGGTCGGCGTCGTCGCATTGCCGCTGTCGATCGCACTGGCGATAGCATCGGGCGTGAAACCCGAACAAGGGCTTTATACGGCGATATTTGCGGGCTTTGTGATCGCAGTACTGGGCGGCTCGCGTGCACAGATCAGCGGCCCGACCGGCGCGTTCATCGTCATCGTGTACGGCATCGTCCAGAAGTACGGCTACGACGGACTTGTCGTCGCGACGCTGATCGCCGGAATCCTGCTCATAATAATGGGGCTCGCCCGAATGGGCGCCTTTCTCAAATTCGTTCCGTATCCGGTCGTCATCGGATTTACATCGGGCATCGCGCTGATCATCTTTTCGTCGCAGGTCAGCGACTTTCTCGGCCTCAGGCTCGAAAAGGTGCCGGCGGATTTCACCGAGAAATGGATCGAATACGTTAGACATCTCGGATCGATCGATCCGTACACGCTCGCGGTCGGTGCGGCCTCGCTGCTGATAATCGTCGCGTGGCCCAAGTTGACGCATAAGATACCCGGGCCGCTGGTCGCGATATTAGCGGCCACGTTTGCCGTTCAATATTTTCAGATACCGGTCGATACGATCGCGTCACGTTTTGGCGAAGTGCCGAACACCTTGCCCTCGCCGCAGTTCCCAGTCGTCACGTGGCCGCTGGTGCAGCAGATGTTCTCGCCGGCGATCACGATCGCGATACTTGCGGGTCTCGAATCGCTGCTCGCGGCCGTCGTGGCTGACGGCATGACCGGAACGCGGCACCGCTCGAATATGGAATTGATAGCCCAGGGAACGGGCAATATCGTGTCAGTTATGTTTGGCGGCATTCCTGCGACCGGGGCGATCGCCCGTACCGCGACCAACATTAAAAGCGGCGGCACGACGCCGTTCTCGGCGATCATTCACTGCGTATTTTTGCTGCTGGTGCTGCTGTTTATCGGCAAATGGGCGGCGATGATACCGATGGCGACGCTCGCGGCGATCCTGATCGTCGTTGCATATAACATGAGCGAATGGCGCGAATTCTCGCACCTGCTCAAGAGCCCTCGCGGCGATGTGGCGGTGCTGCTCGCAACGTTTCTGTTGACGGTCTTTATCGAACTAACGGTCGCGATACAGGTCGGAATTTTGCTCGCGGCATTCCTGTTCCTGCAGAAAATGTCCACCGAAACACACGTCGACGTGATAACGGATAATCTGAAAGAAGATGAAGAATTTCAGACCCGCGACATGACCGGCATCGAGATACCGCCAGGCGTCGAGGTATTTGAGATCTATGGTTCGCTGTTCTTTGGCGCGGTGCGGCAGTTCAAAGAGTCGATCCGCGTGGTCGCCACCAAACCAAAAGTGCTGATACTCAGGATGCGGCAGGTCCCAACGATAGACGCCAGCGGCGTTCACGTTCTCGAGGAGCTTGTCAGCGAAGCTCACGAAAACGGCCAGATCCTCATTTTCTCGGCAGTTTCTCGCAGCGTTTTTCGAGTTATGCGAAAGAGCGGATTTGTCGACAAGGTAGGAAGGAAGCACTTTGCAGCCGATATTTTCGCCGCACTCGACCTCGCCAAAGCACATTTGGATTCGACTGATATTGATAGAACACGATGA
- a CDS encoding lysoplasmalogenase: MIGNNLNIFLGAFCILGALTCVFAEWRRHQVLRIASKIAASSAFVTIAAVNGAFESNYGRLILIALILSWAGDIMLLSLQSSMLLGGIGAFFLAHLAFGAAFVLLPIDGLRLVIGLLFMTVVAAILLSWLWPHLESFYRFAVPAYLAAIVMMTSLAIGASSGDSTWLPAIGAKSGDSFWLPAIGAVTFAASDISVARDRFVERGIVNKAWGLPLYYAAQIMLAISVLSHG, encoded by the coding sequence ATGATCGGTAACAACCTCAACATCTTTCTCGGTGCTTTTTGTATATTGGGTGCCCTCACGTGCGTTTTTGCCGAATGGCGGAGACATCAGGTACTTAGAATTGCCTCAAAGATAGCGGCGAGCTCTGCATTTGTTACGATCGCAGCGGTCAACGGTGCGTTCGAGTCGAACTACGGACGCCTGATACTGATAGCGCTTATCCTGAGCTGGGCCGGCGACATAATGCTCCTTTCATTGCAAAGTTCGATGCTGCTCGGCGGGATCGGCGCCTTCTTTCTCGCTCACCTAGCATTTGGGGCGGCGTTTGTATTGCTGCCGATCGACGGTTTACGGTTAGTGATCGGGCTGCTATTTATGACGGTAGTTGCTGCCATCCTGCTCAGTTGGTTGTGGCCGCATCTTGAGTCGTTTTACAGATTTGCTGTGCCTGCATATCTCGCGGCGATCGTTATGATGACATCTCTTGCGATCGGGGCAAGTTCCGGCGACAGTACGTGGCTGCCGGCAATTGGAGCAAAGTCGGGCGATAGTTTTTGGCTGCCTGCAATCGGAGCTGTCACTTTTGCCGCATCTGACATTTCGGTTGCCCGCGATCGATTCGTCGAGCGAGGCATCGTCAACAAAGCGTGGGGGCTGCCTCTCTATTATGCCGCTCAGATCATGCTTGCGATTTCCGTGCTCTCGCATGGATAA
- the ispG gene encoding flavodoxin-dependent (E)-4-hydroxy-3-methylbut-2-enyl-diphosphate synthase → MARITRPVMVRDVQIGGGAPVVVQSMTKTDTTDVDATIRQIEEMVTAGCEIVRIAVPDDDAAAAMYEIRKRTNVPIVADIHFHYKLALKALDAGIDKLRINPGNIGHIDRVREVVRAAEVQKVPIRIGVNGGSLEKDLLKKYGSATPEAMVESGMRHVRILEDLGFSNTIISLKASDVNRMVEAYRLMAAKVDYPLHLGVTEAGTPFGGTIKSAIGLGILLHEGIGDTIRVSLAAEPHEEVRVGWEILKSLELRKRGVTVVACPTCGRLDIDNFVEIVTEVERRLAHVEEPLHLSIMGCAVNGPGEAHDSQLGITFGRNVGMIFKDGVPMRRVAGADIVEEFVKEVEQLRKEGSTAKSIAEANPFVQIT, encoded by the coding sequence ATGGCCAGAATTACAAGACCAGTGATGGTCAGAGACGTTCAGATCGGCGGCGGTGCGCCGGTGGTCGTACAGTCGATGACCAAGACCGATACGACGGACGTTGACGCAACGATCCGGCAGATCGAAGAAATGGTGACGGCCGGCTGCGAGATCGTCCGTATCGCCGTACCTGACGACGACGCGGCGGCGGCGATGTATGAGATCCGCAAACGCACCAATGTGCCGATCGTCGCGGACATCCATTTTCACTATAAGCTCGCACTCAAAGCGCTCGATGCCGGCATCGACAAGTTGCGGATCAATCCGGGCAACATCGGACATATCGACCGCGTCCGCGAGGTCGTTCGTGCTGCCGAGGTTCAAAAGGTGCCGATCCGCATCGGCGTCAACGGCGGTTCGCTCGAAAAGGACCTGCTCAAAAAATACGGTTCGGCAACGCCGGAAGCAATGGTCGAATCGGGCATGCGGCACGTTCGCATTCTCGAAGATCTTGGCTTTTCAAACACGATCATCTCGCTCAAAGCGTCCGACGTTAACCGCATGGTCGAGGCATATCGTCTGATGGCCGCGAAGGTCGATTATCCGCTGCATCTCGGCGTGACCGAGGCCGGAACGCCGTTTGGCGGAACGATCAAATCGGCGATCGGGCTCGGGATTCTGCTGCACGAAGGGATCGGCGACACTATCCGCGTCAGCCTTGCCGCTGAACCGCACGAAGAGGTTCGCGTCGGCTGGGAGATCTTGAAGTCGCTGGAACTGAGAAAACGCGGCGTCACTGTCGTTGCGTGCCCTACCTGCGGACGGCTAGATATAGATAATTTCGTCGAGATCGTCACCGAGGTCGAACGCCGGCTCGCACACGTCGAGGAACCGCTACACCTCTCAATAATGGGCTGCGCCGTCAACGGACCCGGCGAAGCTCACGACAGCCAGCTCGGCATCACATTTGGCCGCAACGTCGGCATGATCTTCAAAGACGGCGTCCCGATGCGCCGCGTCGCGGGAGCAGATATCGTTGAAGAATTTGTCAAAGAGGTCGAGCAGCTCCGCAAAGAAGGCTCGACCGCCAAATCCATTGCCGAAGCAAATCCGTTCGTCCAAATCACCTAA
- a CDS encoding DUF1572 family protein, producing the protein MREIIENYHTDALSSFRNYKKMAERAVEQVSDEEFFALIDVEANSIALIVKHVAGNLRSRWTDFLTTDGEKDFRKRDTEFELIGDTRESLMQFWENGWQVLFNSIEPLTAEDFSRTVTIRGEPHTVVEAINRQLTHYAYHVGQIVLLAKHFRSADWKTLSVPKNRSADFNRFLANKQAAGEAKTDRLEAPFEFSESNQ; encoded by the coding sequence ATGAGAGAAATAATTGAAAATTATCACACCGACGCTCTTTCTTCGTTTCGTAACTATAAGAAAATGGCCGAGCGCGCCGTAGAACAGGTCTCGGACGAAGAGTTTTTTGCGTTGATCGATGTCGAGGCGAATTCGATCGCATTGATCGTCAAGCACGTCGCCGGAAATCTGCGTTCTCGTTGGACAGATTTTCTTACGACCGACGGCGAAAAGGATTTTCGCAAGCGCGATACCGAGTTCGAATTGATCGGCGACACGCGTGAATCGTTGATGCAGTTTTGGGAAAATGGCTGGCAGGTCCTTTTTAATAGTATCGAGCCGCTCACGGCAGAAGACTTTTCCCGCACGGTCACGATACGCGGCGAACCGCACACAGTCGTCGAGGCCATCAACCGCCAACTCACGCATTACGCATATCACGTCGGACAGATCGTCTTGCTCGCCAAGCATTTTCGATCGGCCGATTGGAAAACGTTGAGCGTACCGAAAAACCGCTCGGCCGATTTCAATCGGTTTCTCGCCAATAAACAAGCCGCCGGCGAGGCCAAAACTGACCGACTGGAAGCCCCGTTCGAATTTTCCGAATCCAATCAGTAG
- the miaA gene encoding tRNA (adenosine(37)-N6)-dimethylallyltransferase MiaA, with the protein MRASANRSIYCIAGPTASGKTALGVELALKVGGEVINCDSVQIYKGIQIATAKPSEVEKRGVPHHLIDYVDPNINYTAADWASDAAAKIEEIEARGNMPILVGGTGFYLRTLRQPLFDSPKTDHTLRKRLQAISSTKGAEYLHKMLTRLDPEAAAKITVRDYVRSTRALEVFFQTGTRISEIQPNRAEPPEFASRIRLFVLDPPRDVLYEKINARTEEHFAAGLVDEVKQLRAAHVKDDTNALGAHAYRRVCQYLRGERTLESAIEKSKQDVRNYAKRQLTWFRREPDAVWLDGFGGDDDVFQALVEAISA; encoded by the coding sequence ATGAGAGCTTCGGCTAACAGATCGATCTATTGTATCGCCGGGCCGACGGCGTCGGGCAAGACCGCGCTTGGGGTTGAGCTGGCACTAAAGGTCGGCGGCGAGGTCATCAATTGCGATTCGGTGCAGATCTACAAGGGAATTCAGATCGCGACTGCCAAGCCGAGCGAAGTGGAAAAACGCGGTGTACCGCATCATCTGATCGATTATGTCGATCCGAATATAAACTACACGGCCGCCGATTGGGCGTCCGATGCGGCGGCGAAAATTGAGGAGATCGAGGCACGCGGGAACATGCCGATCCTCGTCGGCGGAACCGGCTTTTATCTGCGCACATTGCGCCAGCCGTTGTTTGACAGCCCGAAAACTGACCATACGCTGCGAAAGCGTTTGCAGGCCATCAGCTCGACGAAGGGCGCCGAATATCTGCACAAAATGCTGACGCGGCTTGATCCCGAGGCTGCGGCGAAGATAACCGTCCGCGATTATGTTCGATCGACACGCGCACTCGAAGTTTTTTTCCAAACGGGAACTCGTATTTCCGAAATCCAACCAAACCGAGCCGAACCGCCGGAATTTGCGTCGCGAATTCGGTTATTTGTACTTGATCCTCCGCGTGATGTTCTCTACGAAAAGATAAACGCCCGCACCGAAGAGCATTTTGCCGCCGGACTCGTTGACGAAGTGAAACAATTACGGGCGGCACACGTTAAAGACGATACGAACGCACTCGGCGCACACGCATATCGACGAGTTTGTCAGTACCTTCGAGGCGAGCGAACGCTTGAATCGGCGATCGAAAAGTCGAAACAGGATGTTCGCAATTACGCCAAGAGGCAGCTCACCTGGTTCCGCCGCGAGCCTGACGCAGTATGGCTCGATGGTTTTGGCGGCGATGACGACGTATTTCAGGCGTTGGTTGAAGCGATCAGTGCCTGA
- a CDS encoding 1-deoxy-D-xylulose-5-phosphate reductoisomerase has product MKSISILGSTGSIGCNTLKVIEHLGDIRVVAMAAGRNMARFARQIAEVRPELVSCDDQSCAETLERELHSLGAKTPRIELNSAGLTAVATHPEADTVVSATVGAVGFVPTLRAIEAGKRVALANKETLVMAGELMTAAATKSGAEILPVDSEHNAIHQCLRGETNSEVRRLILTASGGPFRTKSKAEIENATREEALNHPNWKMGDKISIDSATLMNKGLEVIEAKWLFGFEADQISVIVHPQSIVHSMVEMVDGSMIAQMGVTDMRHAIQYALTYPERMENSTPLLNLAELRRLDFEEPDLDRFPCLQLAYDALRTGGTMPAVLNAANEVSVQAFLDGKISLSEIAEINRSVMNVHTAVPVESIDNVLETDKWARSRAIMKLSRTASAV; this is encoded by the coding sequence ATGAAATCGATCTCCATTCTTGGCTCGACCGGCTCGATCGGCTGTAACACACTAAAAGTGATCGAACATCTCGGCGACATCCGCGTCGTGGCGATGGCCGCGGGGCGAAATATGGCGAGATTCGCACGTCAGATCGCTGAGGTTCGGCCTGAGTTGGTCTCGTGTGACGACCAGTCCTGCGCCGAGACGCTCGAACGCGAACTCCACTCGCTGGGAGCAAAAACACCAAGGATCGAGCTTAATTCCGCTGGTTTGACCGCCGTCGCGACGCACCCAGAGGCTGACACGGTCGTGTCCGCAACCGTCGGTGCGGTCGGTTTTGTCCCGACATTGCGTGCCATCGAGGCCGGAAAGCGGGTCGCACTCGCCAATAAAGAAACACTCGTTATGGCGGGAGAACTGATGACCGCGGCTGCGACAAAGTCCGGTGCCGAGATATTGCCCGTAGACAGCGAACACAACGCGATCCATCAATGTCTTCGCGGCGAAACCAACAGTGAGGTTCGGCGGCTGATTTTGACGGCATCGGGCGGCCCGTTCCGAACAAAATCAAAAGCCGAGATCGAGAATGCCACTCGCGAAGAGGCCTTAAACCATCCAAACTGGAAAATGGGCGATAAGATCTCGATCGATTCGGCGACGCTGATGAACAAAGGCCTTGAGGTGATCGAGGCGAAATGGCTGTTTGGCTTTGAGGCAGATCAGATATCAGTGATCGTGCATCCTCAATCGATCGTTCATTCGATGGTCGAGATGGTCGATGGCTCGATGATCGCTCAGATGGGCGTTACCGACATGCGGCACGCCATTCAATACGCGTTGACATATCCTGAGCGAATGGAAAATTCGACACCGCTCCTCAACCTTGCGGAACTGCGGAGGCTGGATTTTGAGGAACCTGACCTCGATCGCTTTCCGTGCCTGCAGCTCGCTTACGATGCATTACGGACCGGCGGCACGATGCCGGCGGTTTTGAATGCAGCAAATGAAGTTTCCGTCCAGGCATTTCTCGACGGCAAAATAAGCCTTAGCGAGATCGCCGAGATAAACCGCAGCGTAATGAACGTCCACACGGCGGTGCCGGTCGAGAGCATCGACAACGTTCTCGAAACTGACAAATGGGCACGTTCACGCGCTATAATGAAACTAAGCAGGACGGCGTCGGCTGTTTGA
- the hfq gene encoding RNA chaperone Hfq gives MEKQAAQNIQDAFLNSARRERVSVVIHLLHGSTLSGRIKSFDKFSVLLDVGGPDVLIFKHGISSISQERRPSAPEHHAS, from the coding sequence ATGGAAAAGCAGGCTGCCCAAAATATTCAGGACGCGTTTTTGAATTCGGCTCGTCGCGAGAGAGTTTCGGTCGTTATTCACCTACTGCACGGATCGACACTTTCCGGCAGGATCAAAAGTTTCGATAAGTTTTCGGTGCTTCTCGATGTCGGCGGCCCCGACGTTTTGATATTCAAACACGGCATTTCGTCGATCTCACAGGAGCGGCGGCCAAGTGCGCCAGAGCATCACGCATCTTGA
- a CDS encoding dTMP kinase, which translates to MGKFITFEGIDGSGKSTQLRLLADDLRARGLDAITTREPGGTELGRQLRAAFLETHEKVAPMAELLAFAADRAQHVEFLIKPALAEGKIVISDRYADATFAYQGAGRGFPQDKVDQVIELATGGLKPDLTLFFDIPVAIAVERMSNRDESEAKANRMDAETAEFYTRVREAYLTIASAEPERFIVVDASGSIEEIQANVASVVSKLLI; encoded by the coding sequence ATCGGTAAATTCATTACGTTTGAGGGCATTGACGGCAGCGGCAAATCAACGCAATTGCGATTACTTGCCGATGATTTGCGCGCCCGCGGCCTCGATGCAATAACCACCCGCGAGCCCGGCGGAACCGAACTCGGACGACAACTTCGGGCAGCATTTCTTGAAACGCACGAAAAGGTCGCACCGATGGCCGAGCTGCTTGCATTCGCCGCCGACCGTGCACAACACGTTGAGTTTTTGATCAAACCGGCTCTCGCCGAAGGCAAGATCGTAATTTCGGACCGCTATGCGGACGCGACATTTGCCTATCAAGGTGCGGGCCGTGGTTTTCCGCAGGACAAGGTCGATCAGGTCATCGAACTCGCGACCGGCGGCCTTAAGCCCGACCTGACGCTTTTCTTTGATATTCCGGTTGCAATTGCGGTTGAGAGAATGAGCAACCGCGACGAATCAGAGGCGAAAGCAAATCGGATGGATGCGGAAACGGCAGAGTTTTACACGCGTGTCCGCGAGGCATATCTAACCATCGCATCGGCCGAACCTGAGAGATTTATCGTTGTCGATGCGAGCGGGTCGATCGAGGAAATCCAAGCGAATGTGGCGAGTGTAGTTTCCAAACTTCTTATATGA
- the rseP gene encoding RIP metalloprotease RseP yields the protein MESILSTAFYYVIIPLLVLGIAINIHEFGHFIIAKMFGMRVEAFSFFGLGPRVWGFKVGHTDYRISAIPLGAFVKLYGDDATGPLEGKDDETIEKVPESELYELRPRWQKFFVMLGGPFMNIVLALSIPFGMAMIQGIPAVPAPVIASVRADGAGAKAGLQVGDRIVSFNGVENPTWRNITVEAGINPDRTLDMVVERNSQRVPLQITPRKEEVFAGQNAGLIDAEADQGVVPVMVGEVAPNTPAAEAGLQLGDRIVSVNGEQAKNIQQTKTTVDKNKALPIQLVVERGGQYLTLNTQVRKLDDGTERLGFGFQRPDLPLEKASIGSAIEFAYTSNWENLKATGAVLGQVFSGNRSVKDSGIGGPVGIIQQSAEATRLMGIEGFFLILTAISLSLGIFNLLPVPMLDGGQIMVLGIDKIMSWFGRTLSMVARERIQLTGLAVILLLMVFVFFLDFSRIAARFGGSTDKPAVEQTK from the coding sequence ATGGAAAGTATTTTATCGACAGCATTTTACTACGTCATCATTCCCTTGCTCGTCTTGGGCATCGCGATCAATATTCACGAATTTGGCCATTTTATTATTGCCAAGATGTTTGGAATGCGTGTCGAGGCGTTCTCGTTCTTTGGCCTCGGGCCGAGGGTCTGGGGATTTAAGGTCGGTCATACGGACTATCGCATCAGTGCGATCCCTCTCGGAGCATTTGTAAAACTCTACGGCGACGATGCGACCGGGCCGCTCGAAGGCAAAGACGACGAGACGATCGAAAAGGTGCCGGAATCTGAGCTTTATGAGCTGCGTCCGCGTTGGCAGAAGTTTTTCGTGATGCTCGGCGGGCCGTTCATGAATATTGTGCTGGCGTTGTCGATCCCGTTCGGGATGGCGATGATACAGGGAATTCCGGCAGTGCCGGCTCCGGTCATCGCGTCCGTCAGGGCCGATGGTGCAGGTGCCAAGGCAGGATTGCAGGTCGGCGACCGAATCGTTTCATTTAACGGCGTCGAGAATCCGACTTGGCGAAACATCACGGTCGAGGCCGGCATCAATCCCGACCGCACGCTCGATATGGTCGTGGAACGCAATAGCCAGCGTGTGCCGCTGCAGATCACGCCGCGCAAGGAAGAGGTCTTTGCCGGACAAAACGCAGGCTTGATCGACGCCGAGGCGGATCAGGGCGTCGTACCGGTAATGGTCGGCGAAGTCGCCCCGAACACGCCCGCAGCCGAGGCAGGACTGCAATTGGGCGACCGCATCGTGTCGGTCAACGGCGAACAGGCAAAGAACATTCAGCAAACCAAAACGACGGTCGATAAGAACAAGGCGCTTCCGATCCAGTTGGTAGTCGAACGCGGCGGACAATATCTGACGCTCAACACTCAAGTGCGAAAGCTCGATGACGGCACCGAGCGGCTCGGTTTCGGATTTCAGCGGCCTGACCTTCCGCTCGAAAAAGCGTCGATCGGCTCAGCCATCGAATTTGCGTACACCTCAAACTGGGAGAATCTAAAGGCGACCGGAGCCGTTCTCGGACAGGTATTTTCGGGCAACCGGTCGGTCAAAGACTCGGGCATCGGCGGCCCTGTCGGGATCATCCAGCAGTCGGCCGAAGCGACGCGGCTGATGGGCATAGAGGGCTTTTTCCTCATTCTGACGGCGATCAGCCTTAGCCTCGGCATCTTTAACTTGCTGCCTGTGCCGATGCTCGACGGCGGACAGATCATGGTGCTCGGCATCGACAAGATCATGTCGTGGTTCGGCCGCACGCTGTCGATGGTCGCACGTGAACGCATCCAATTGACGGGACTTGCCGTTATTTTATTGTTGATGGTGTTTGTCTTTTTCCTTGATTTCTCGCGTATAGCAGCGAGGTTTGGCGGATCAACTGACAAGCCGGCGGTCGAACAGACCAAGTAG
- a CDS encoding DUF2752 domain-containing protein, producing MQVESQIPQVNLPSSLRLTAAAGVAALAAGSAFVAYFDPSKANFLPVCPLFALTGLACPGCGLTRSFHALFHGDIITAVDFNMLTPFWALIFAYTAVALTMMAVRGKGLPMWPTNPRFITIFGVVLLTFGVLRNIPAYPFTILFP from the coding sequence ATGCAAGTCGAATCGCAAATTCCGCAGGTTAACTTACCAAGCTCATTGCGTCTGACTGCGGCGGCGGGCGTTGCTGCACTTGCGGCGGGTTCTGCATTTGTTGCTTATTTCGACCCATCGAAAGCCAATTTTCTGCCGGTATGTCCGTTGTTTGCGTTGACTGGTTTGGCTTGTCCCGGCTGCGGATTGACCAGGTCGTTTCACGCATTATTCCACGGCGACATAATTACGGCGGTCGACTTTAACATGCTGACGCCATTTTGGGCACTGATATTTGCCTACACAGCAGTAGCTCTCACAATGATGGCCGTTCGCGGAAAGGGATTGCCGATGTGGCCAACAAATCCGCGATTTATCACAATATTCGGAGTTGTCCTGCTAACGTTCGGCGTCTTGCGCAATATTCCCGCTTACCCATTCACGATACTATTTCCATAA